A window of Citrus sinensis cultivar Valencia sweet orange chromosome 7, DVS_A1.0, whole genome shotgun sequence contains these coding sequences:
- the LOC102613704 gene encoding RNA pseudouridine synthase 3, mitochondrial yields the protein MMWKKQAEFIWLSSIRHYSRISPPRPAVIRVSEKKVAHLGPPKAGPKPRQLLSLPPFPGHNLPGKHWGRQCHVTAVSWVKYYFDEVQDSVIQSHFNKGLVQMECANMGDSFVEQGQMKPIRKIKTNEVMEPGARIFLPVSMVEGRISKRYDTIPSGTLNPNADEIDYLRRLVKYRDSAILVLNKPPKVPLKGHLPVHNSMDALAAAALSYDYNEGPKLVHRLDRESSGLLLMGRTKESVSLLTWLFSDVNKSKSLSKAWNDACEAMYQRYWALVIGSPKEKQGIIHAPLSKVLLDDGKTERIILAQNSGLEASQEAVTEYRVLGPMINGCSWIELRPLTCRKHQLRVHCAEALGTPIVGDYKYGWFVHRRWKQMPRVDIEPTSGKPYKLRRPDGLDVQKGSVLSKVPLLHLHCRELVLPNIAKFRNVLNQKSDNLFPTLSSKPDGPDLLRFVASMPSHMKISWNLMSSYLV from the exons ATGATGTGGAAAAAGCAAGCGGAATTCATATGGTTGTCTTCAATTAGACACTACTCGAGAATCTCACCGCCGCGGCCGGCCGTAATCCGAGTATCGGAAAAGAAGGTGGCCCACTTGGGCCCACCGAAGGCTGGTCCGAAGCCACGTCAGCTCTTGTCTCTGCCTCCTTTTCCCGGTCACAACCTGCCGGGGAAGCACTGGGGCCGGCAATGTCACGTGACTGCCGTTAGCTGGGTTAAGTATTACTTCGATGAAGTTCAAGATTCTGTCATTCAGTCCCATTTCAACAAGGGCCTT GTTCAGATGGAATGTGCGAATATGGGTGATTCCTTTGTAGAGCAAGGACAGATGAAACCCATCAGAAAG ATTAAGACTAATGAGGTGATGGAACCGGGGGCAAGAATCTTTTTACCTGTATCAATGGTGGAGGGTAGAATTTCAAAGAGATACGACACTATACCAAGTGGAACTTTAAATCCAAATGCTGATGAAATAGACTATCTGCGGAGACTAGTGAAGTACAGG GATTCTGCTATTCTTGTGCTAAATAAGCCGCCGAAAGTGCCACTCAAG GGGCATCTGCCAGTTCATAACAGCATGGATGCATTGGCAGCTGCAGCTTTGTCTTATGATTACAACGAGGGTCCTAAGTTG GTCCATCGCCTCGACAGAGAGTCTAGTGGCCTACTCTTGATGGGAAGAACTAAAGAAAGCGTGTCCCTTCTAACCTGGCTGTTCAGTGAcgtaaataaatcaaaatcgtTGTCTAAG GCTTGGAATGATGCATGTGAAGCAATGTATCAACGGTATTGGGCATTGGTCATCGGCTCTCCCAAGGAAAAGCAAGGCATAATTCATGCTCCTCTTTCTAAG GTTCTTCTTGATGACGGTAAGACTGAGAGGATCATCTTGGCTCAAAACTCAGGTTTGGAAGCTTCTCAAGAAGCCGTGACTGAATATCGGGTGCTAGGTCCTATGATAAATGGATGCTCTTGGATCGAGTTGCGTCCACTCACTTGTCGGAAACATCAG CTTCGTGTCCATTGTGCTGAAGCTCTAGGCACTCCAATTGTTGGTGACTATAAGTATGGTTGGTTTGTGCACCGGAGATGGAAGCAAATGCCTCGCGTTGATATTGAGCCTACGTCTGGGAAACCTTACAAACTGCGAAGGCCAGACGGCCTAGATGTTCAGAAGGGAAGTGTATTATCCAAGGTTCCTTTATTACATCTCCACTGTAGAGAGCTCGTACTTCCAAACATTGCTAAATTCAGAAATGTTTTGAATCAGAAATCAGATAATCTGTTCCCGACACTTAGCTCAAAGCCAGATGGCCCAGATCTACTTCGCTTTGTGGCATCGATGCCTTCTCACATGAAGATTAGTTGGAACTTAATGTCCTCCTATTTAGTGTAA